TAGATACAGAAATAAGTCAAATTTATAATTTATTCAAGTACAAAGAATTTTCTGAAAAGAAAGTAAGTAAAGTTTTGGAAGAGGAATATAATGCAATTCATCAAACAAGTTTCACTTTCAATTTTTGGAAAAGAAACGGTAATTATAGATTATACATAGCATCTGAACAGGGAGAAAGTTTAGGTTATCTAAATTTAGTAACTGTAGGAGGATCTATACATTACAGTCAAGATGATATTCTTTTAAACGATATTCTTAATTTTATCAAAAGTAAAAATGTAGAAGCATTGCCTTTGTTTTCATTTATAGACAGAAAAGAACAGCATCATATAGAAAAACAAGATCCCTTGATAGAAGAGTTTAATAAAGCAGAGGATAGTACGTTCAAATTTTTTATTGGGAAAGAAAAAAAGTATTCAGATGTAGAAATAGAAATTTGTAAACTCATAGAGGTAAACCCAGAAAAAGAAATTAAACCTCCTAATTTTATGATGAAGTATAGCGAAGGAGTGAAAAAAGCTATGAATAATTCAGCCGACTTTGAAGACTTTATACTTCTTTTAAGGGAAGTGGGAGATGATGTAAGAGATACTGCTTTACAAGAGAAAAAACGAAGATTAAGATTTCTTTATAATAGAGATAGAACAGAACTAAGCAACGATACAGGAAGACTTATCTACAGAATGTATTGTGCAGGTTTTTTGAGTGATTACACAATAGACTATCAAAAAAATAGTTTGTCTGAATGCACTTTTAATAAATACAATTCTATAAATAATTATATTGATAAGATAGAGATTTACTTAAAAAAATATTTTTCTGAAAGCGAAGTTTCGAAGCAAATTAAAGCATTAAATGAGAGATGCAGTAAAGAAACAATAGTTGAGAATATAATGGAATGTTTGTACTTTTTATCTGAATTTTCATATAAAGAAATAGCTAGTAAAAAAGAAAGAGCAATTTCAGAAGTAGAAAGCATTTTAAACGAAACTATTACAGTTGAGAAATATAAACTTGATTGGTTTGAACAAAACAAACACATCAAAGAACAAATCTATTTTTATTTTAATGCAAAATATGCTCGTCGTGATTTCAAAATTGAAGGAAAACCGTTTTCTTTATTATACGATTATAAAAATAGGGAAAAAGAACAGACCTTGAATGAAGACGAAATTCTAACAAAATATTTAGATGTTTTAGCACTGCAAGGAACTCCACAAAATAACTACAAACATTTAATAGGTTCGTGTAAGAAAATTTTGAGGTCGCTTACTCAAACAGATTTAGAAAAAGAGTGGGTTTTACGTCTATTAAAAGCCTTTTCTATGTATTGTGTCAATAATACGTCTTATATTTCAGAAGCTAATGGAGATTTAGAACAAGGTTTCAGAAAGTTCTACAAAGATGAAAATTTTCATCAAAACGATTTTATAAAAGTAGAAAAAATATTTAATGAATATTTTAATAGACTTGAAGAAAACATTTTACTAGATAATCCTTCTTTTAAAGATATTAAACTTATTCGTCTTAATTTATTATTAGAACTTCAATCTTTAGAAATAGAAAAAATGCTTTCTATTGATTTATCCTAACTCACAAACTCATTAAACTACTATTCTTATGCCTAAAAATTATGACCAAATTATTGAGCAATCGCATCTGAACATAACAGCTTTAAGTAAAAAAATAAAAGAGCTAGATAAATTCCAAGAAAAACTAGACAAATCACAGAAACAGATAACAGATTTAGCCAATCAAAATATAGAAATTCCTTTGTATTTTAATAATTTGTTTGAGGAAATAATGGAGATTTCTATTCAATATACAGAATCATTAGGTAAGGCAAGTGAAAAATATTTAGATGGAAATAACAAGATTTTTGTAAATAAAATAACAGATTTTGAAACAAGATTAGCAGAATTTAAAGAGCAAATTATACGATTATCGAAAGCTGATTTTAATGTTTTATTTGAAGAGTTACAAAAAGAGTTTATCTCACAATCTAAAAAAGATTTAGAGCTTGAATATAAAAAAATAGATGTTAAAACTGATGCTATTGCAAAAACAGCAAATTCTTATTTAGAAAAAATTAATACTTCTCTTACTGAAAAAACAACAGCATTTGAGGGAAAAATACAAGAATTCAAAATCCAAATTTCAAGATTATCAGATACGGATTTTAATATTTTGTTTGAAGGATTGCAAAAAGAATTTATTCTGCAAACGCAAAAAGATTTACAAGTTGAGTATATAAAATTAGCAACTAGAACAGAGGATTTACAAAGAGTCATTTCAAATCTTTCTAATCAGGCTAACCGTTTTGAGGAAATTGATTTTACAAAACAATTCAAAGAAGTTCATGAAAAACTAGCTAATATTCATACTTCTACAAATGAAATTAGTTCAAGTTTAGAAATATTAAGTCAAAAGTCAAATAATATTTATCAATCTGTTAGAGAAATAAAAAATAGTGTACAGGAAAATCATGAATTAGTTTTAGATAGAATAAAAGAACAAAGAGAATCTTTAAGACAACAAAATGAAAAATTACAAGAACATTTTGAGCCTCTAAATAAGAAAATAGAAGGACTAGAAAAACAAAATAAAATGTTAGAATCTAATTTAGCTATAAATACAATTCTCACAGGTGTAGGGATTGTAATAGTTATTGGATTACTGATTTTTTCAGTAGTAAAATAAAACTTAAACAATACCAATTTCCCTAGAATGTAACATTGCTTTTTCACTTTTGATAAAATAACATGTCTTTACATTGAGATTTTCCATATTCTGAAGGATTTTTTGTGTACTACTTTTTTGCTTCTTTTCAGTCTGACGAATATAAATTGCTTTTATACTTTGAGGAAAAGTCTTACAAATTTCCTCATAAATAGTAGGGTCTGCTTGAGAATCATCTCCTAAAAGAACAAAGCGAAGATGTGGATAAAACTCTATAATATCTTTTATTTTATCAAATTTATGATGATGTCCTCCTCTTCCTGTAAAAAGAAAATCTGAAAGATTAGTTTTGATGCTTTTTAGTTTAATGACAGCTTTAGGTAAATTTTGAATTTGGGTAAAACGTTCAATAAAATTATATAAATTCCACTCACTACTAGAAACATAAAAAAAAGTATTTGTTTCTCCTTTTTCTTGGTTGGCTTTACTAAGCAACTCATAATGTGATGTTACATCTTCAAATACTTTTCGGTCATTTACATTTCTCCATAACAAAACATATAATTTTTTTAATAAATTATTGGTATGAGAAATCAAAAAAGTATCATCAATGTCTGAAATAAAAGCTAACTTTCCATCATAAGGATGCAAAATTTCAGTAGTTCTTTTTATGCTTTTGCCTTCATGATTTAATTCTACTTCTATTTTATTCCAACCATTTTTAAAATGGTCATCAGAAAAATGGTTTAAAGGAATAGAAAAACGAAAATATCCATCTTTGAGCGTTTTGCTATGTATTTTTTTGTTATTATAATGAAGATACACATCTGCATTCGAAATGGTTTTTCTTCTGAAAGTACGAAGAACAGAATAAGCATGTTTGAATTTTGTTTTTTCACTCAACGGAACAGGCGATTTTTTGAAAACATGTCCAAAAACAACCAATAACTTGTCACTGGCATAGCCTCTATATAATTTTATATCAGCTTTTAGATTATCTTTTCTTATAATATTTGAACTCATAGAAGTTTTTTTAATTAATTTCTTTTCTGACATAACAAGCAAATCAAAATCTAGTTTGATATAAACAACTAAAACTCACATAAACCCATGAAAAATAAAAACGATAATTTCATTTTTTTAGTCATAAACCCTCTAGCAGGAGGAACAGATAAGAAAAATGAAAAGTATATAATAAAAGAATATATAGAAAACAAAGGATATAATTTTGTCTATTATGAAACAACAGGAAATAAAGAAGAACCTTCTGATGAGACAGAAATAAAAAAACTATATACTAAGTACAAACCTAAAAAAGTAGTAATTGGAGGAGGAGATGGAACAATCAAATTCGTTTTTGAAACACTTTTTAAAGAAGACATTATTTTTGGGATTTTACCAATGGGTTCTGCCAATGGATTAGCCAAGGATTTGGATTTGCCCAACGACTTAGAAACCTGTTTAGAAATTGCTCTACAAGATAATTTTAAAGAGGTGGATAGCATTTCAATCAACAAGATGAAGAGTTTTCATTTGAGCGATTTGGGACTCAATGCTGAACTTATTAAAAACTATCACGATAGCAAAATACATGGAAAACTAGGTTATTTTTTACAAATGTTTCCTACCATTTTAGAAAACAAAGAACCTTTTAATGCTACTATTTCTACTCCAGATACACAAATTGAAACGCAAGCAAAAGTAATTTTGATAGCCAATTCAAGTAAATATGGAACAGGTGTAGTTGTAAATCCACTAGGGAAAGTAGATGATGATGTCTTTGAAATTGTTATTTTTAGAAGTTTAGAACTATCTCTTATATTGAAAATATTATTTGGTAATCTGCCTTTAGAAGATGATGCTATCGAAATTATAAGAACAAAAAAAGCACTTATTCAAACAGATTATCCAATTAGCTTTCAAATTGATGGGGAATTTTGTGGAGAAGTAAAACAATTAGATATAGAGATGGAAAAACAGAAAATTAAAATTGCTACACCTAAATTAACTTCTAATACACGTAAGTAGTCAGAAAAAATAAAAGACTAATTAGCAAGTGATTTGTAGTATGAAATACAAGGTGAGTATACTAAAAAATACTTCTTTTTATTATTATGAATAATTAAAATACAGTAATATATTATCCTGTAATTATCAGAGTAATCCTAAAACCAACAGCTCAGCGAAGCCAAATCACTCGCTAATTATTCTAATTATTCATTTTTTTTAAGTCACCACTATTCACTAAACTCATTTTTAACTGACTTTTTGACATATTTTTTGAATAACAATTCAATTCTTTACGTATCTTTGAAGCATATTTGCAATTGTGTTATTATTATTTTACATAATTGATATTTTTTCAATAAGAAATAGTTTTTTCCTGCTAAAAACACGTAAACCTTGACTATGATAGATGTTCAGCCCATAAAATTACGTTTCGGAATTATTGGTCATTCTCCTTTGCTCAATCATGCCATAAAAGTCGCTGCACAAGTTGCCAATACAGATATGAGCGTTTTGATTACAGGCGAAAGTGGAACAGGAAAGGAGTCGTTTTCTAAAATCATTCATCAACTCAGTACACGCAAACATTCTACTTTTATTGCCATTAACTGTGGAGCAATTCCTGAAGGAACAATCAATTCTGAACTTTTTGGACACGAAAAAGGCTCTTTTACAGGGGCAGCAGGAACACGAAAAGGATATTTTGAAGAAGCTGACGGAGGAACAATTTTTTTAGATGAAATTGGAGAAATGCCTCTTGATACACAAGCAATGCTTTTAAGAGTTTTAGAAAATGGAGAGTTTATAAAAGTGGGTTCTTCAAAACCTCAAAAGACAGATGTTAGGGTGGTGGCAGCTACAAATGTACGCTTGGTTCAGGCTGTTGAAGAAGGAAAATTTAGAGAAGATTTATATTATCGTCTCAATACTGTTCCAATTTTTGTTCCTCCTCTAAGAGATAGAGAAGATGATGTGGAGCTTCTTTTTCGCAAGTTTGCAGGTGATTTTTCAGAGCGTTATCGTAGCAAACCAATTATTTTGGATGAAGATGCCAAACAAATTTTGCTTTCTTATCCCTTTCCTGGAAATGTTCGTCAGCTCAAAAATTTGGTAGAACAAATGTCTGTTTTAGAAGGTGATAATAGGAATATTGATGCAGAAATATTGAAAAATTATTTGCCAAAAAATGCTCCAAGAGCAAATACACTTCCAGCACTTTCGGGAAGTGAGCAAGCAAAAGATAACTTTTCAGAGCGAGATTTATTGTATAAAATATTGTTTGATATGCGTAGAGATGTGACCGAACTCAAACAACTCGTTTTGAATATTTTGGAAGGACAAGGAAGTGCAGGAATGTTGCAAAAATACGAACATCTTTTCGATGATGTAGCTAAGAATAGTGAATCTTATGCCGATAAAAATTCTAATTTGCCTTTGTATCTCAATCCCTCCAATCCAAATTCTGCTAATTACAATCAGGTTGAAGATGAACAAGATGATGCTGCCATAGAATATGCTAAAGAAGTAGAAGATTACAACGAACCAGAGGAAGAGCCAGAAGAGGAAACACTTTCTTTAGAGAAAAAAGAAAAAGAAATGATTATTAAGGCATTAGATAAAAATAATAATCGTAGAAAATATGCAGCACAAGATTTAGGAATTTCGGAGCGTACTTTATATAGAAAAATAAAACAATACGAACTGGATAAATAAACAATAGTTAATTGTGAGTTATTAATGGTTAATTGAATTTCTAGACTGAAATAAAATAGATAATTTTGTGTTTTAACAAGAGCAAAACTCATTAACAACAAAGTATCAACACTGGTTACAAAATCAGAAAATAACGCTGAAATAAATAATAATGATAAATAAATATATAAATAAAATTTTCCTTTTTAACTTGATTCTTCTTCTATCAAGCTGTACAGGTGCATCTCTTTTTAAACTAAATGGTGGAACAATTGATTATACCAAAATCAAAACGCTTTCTATCCAGCCAATTTTGAATGATGCAGGACAAGGACCTCCAACAATTACAATTAATGCAACTGAAAAATTGCGTGAATTTTATCTTCGAAATACCCGTCTAGGATTAGTTCAAGCTGGGGGAGATATGCAGATTGAAGGAAGAATTGTAGGTTATGAAGTTATTCCTGTTGCACCACAAGGAGGATCGCAAGTTGCAACTATTCAGCGTTTGCAAATCAAAATGGAAGTGACTTATTATAATGTTGTCGAAGAAGACCAATCTTTTGATGATAAAGTATATACACAATTTGAAGATTTTGAGCAAAATCAAACACTTTCACAAGTGGAAGAACAGCTAGTAGAAATTATTTTGGATAGAATTGTGTTTGATATTTTTAACGACACAGCAGGAAATTGGTAACAATTAATTACGAATTGAACTAAAAAAGGCTCTGTAGTACAATGGATAGTGCGTGAGCTTCCGACGCTCAAAATTTAGGTTCGATTCCTAACAGAGCTACTAAAAAAAACCGAATAACTTGTTTAAAACAATTTATTCGGTTTTTTTATAATTCTTAAATCTTTCGTTTTTATATACTAAGTAAGCTGTAATTGTGTAAAGCCTCCATCAGCAATAATTTCTGTACCTAATATATAGGAAGCTTCATCAGATGCTAAAAATAAGGCTGCTTTAGCAATTTCTTCAGGTTGACCAATGCGTTTCATTGGATTTTGAGAAGCTAAAGATTGAATCATCTTTTGTACT
This is a stretch of genomic DNA from Bernardetia sp. MNP-M8. It encodes these proteins:
- a CDS encoding App1 family protein, encoding MSSNIIRKDNLKADIKLYRGYASDKLLVVFGHVFKKSPVPLSEKTKFKHAYSVLRTFRRKTISNADVYLHYNNKKIHSKTLKDGYFRFSIPLNHFSDDHFKNGWNKIEVELNHEGKSIKRTTEILHPYDGKLAFISDIDDTFLISHTNNLLKKLYVLLWRNVNDRKVFEDVTSHYELLSKANQEKGETNTFFYVSSSEWNLYNFIERFTQIQNLPKAVIKLKSIKTNLSDFLFTGRGGHHHKFDKIKDIIEFYPHLRFVLLGDDSQADPTIYEEICKTFPQSIKAIYIRQTEKKQKSSTQKILQNMENLNVKTCYFIKSEKAMLHSREIGIV
- a CDS encoding diacylglycerol kinase family protein, which translates into the protein MKNKNDNFIFLVINPLAGGTDKKNEKYIIKEYIENKGYNFVYYETTGNKEEPSDETEIKKLYTKYKPKKVVIGGGDGTIKFVFETLFKEDIIFGILPMGSANGLAKDLDLPNDLETCLEIALQDNFKEVDSISINKMKSFHLSDLGLNAELIKNYHDSKIHGKLGYFLQMFPTILENKEPFNATISTPDTQIETQAKVILIANSSKYGTGVVVNPLGKVDDDVFEIVIFRSLELSLILKILFGNLPLEDDAIEIIRTKKALIQTDYPISFQIDGEFCGEVKQLDIEMEKQKIKIATPKLTSNTRK
- a CDS encoding sigma-54 dependent transcriptional regulator, with the translated sequence MIDVQPIKLRFGIIGHSPLLNHAIKVAAQVANTDMSVLITGESGTGKESFSKIIHQLSTRKHSTFIAINCGAIPEGTINSELFGHEKGSFTGAAGTRKGYFEEADGGTIFLDEIGEMPLDTQAMLLRVLENGEFIKVGSSKPQKTDVRVVAATNVRLVQAVEEGKFREDLYYRLNTVPIFVPPLRDREDDVELLFRKFAGDFSERYRSKPIILDEDAKQILLSYPFPGNVRQLKNLVEQMSVLEGDNRNIDAEILKNYLPKNAPRANTLPALSGSEQAKDNFSERDLLYKILFDMRRDVTELKQLVLNILEGQGSAGMLQKYEHLFDDVAKNSESYADKNSNLPLYLNPSNPNSANYNQVEDEQDDAAIEYAKEVEDYNEPEEEPEEETLSLEKKEKEMIIKALDKNNNRRKYAAQDLGISERTLYRKIKQYELDK
- the lptE gene encoding LPS assembly lipoprotein LptE, coding for MINKYINKIFLFNLILLLSSCTGASLFKLNGGTIDYTKIKTLSIQPILNDAGQGPPTITINATEKLREFYLRNTRLGLVQAGGDMQIEGRIVGYEVIPVAPQGGSQVATIQRLQIKMEVTYYNVVEEDQSFDDKVYTQFEDFEQNQTLSQVEEQLVEIILDRIVFDIFNDTAGNW